The genomic region GGCCCTGCCTGCTGCCGGGTGCTCCAGGTGCCACCGGTTCCATGCCACGGGGCACAGCGTGAGCTGCGAGTGGGTGGAggggagatgctgcagcagatgGTTGGCGGGGCCGATCGCAGCGTCGCACGCAATGAGGGACGTGCACATCCCCCGGGGGCCGTGtgcaggagctgtgtgtgcacTGGTGCTGGCTGTGGGCTGGGGCAGCGGTGGCCAAAGGAGCAGGGTGTGAGGAGGGGACCAAAGCCATagcctccagctgctcccagcacagtaTCCCAAGGtacagctgctctgccctcctgagctgcCCTGAAAGGCAGCCTGTGCAAGAGTGATGCGAGGGGTAGACGTCCCCTACGCTTGAGCTCTGCTTGTTGCCCTTCCCAGGGCTGACAGCCACCACAGCCCCATGGCTCTGCCACCTACAGCCCTGCCCGTGTCGGGGATACCAGCACCCTCCTGGCcgtgcactgcagcagcagctctcggAGCATTGTGCGGCCgctgcctctgtgctgtgcatcgTTAAGCAGCGGCACTGCAGCCCCTCGCTGCTCATCCTGCACGGGCTGCATGTTAGCGGGCTGGGGGAGCGGCTGCCACTCACTGCAGTCTGGCAGCagattttgctttgctgctttctgaccGCCGGGGCTGTACACCCggccccttcccaccccacacTGAATTCCACCTCCCCTATACAGCCTCTGTGCACTCAACCTCAGTGCTGCACCCGCACCGCTGCCCCCGGTTCGTACAGCATTCACATCCCGAGCACCGTGTATAAAGGCACACTTGCACCGCGTCCGCCCCATCAATATTTATGGCAGGCACGCACAccgcacagctctgcaggggtTGGCATGGAGCTGGGCGCAGTGCACCCGGCACCGCGTGGGCAGCGGACAAAAGCCCCCACGCAGCCCATATCCTCACCCCATCGCTTCCTGCCCCAGCAATTGCCTTTGGGGGAGCAGCCATCCCATTCACATCCTGATCTACCGTCCCCGTGGCCCTG from Gallus gallus isolate bGalGal1 chromosome 13, bGalGal1.mat.broiler.GRCg7b, whole genome shotgun sequence harbors:
- the LOC112533408 gene encoding uncharacterized protein LOC112533408 isoform X1, whose translation is MSSEGLQCRCLTMHSTEAAAAQCSESCCCSARPGGCWYPRHGQGCRWQSHGAVVAVSPGKGNKQSSSVGDVYPSHHSCTGCLSGQLRRAEQLYLGILCWEQLEAMALVPSSHPAPLATAAPAHSQHQCTHSSCTRPPGDVHVPHCVRRCDRPRQPSAAASPLHPLAAHAVPRGMEPVAPGAPGSRQGRAGGALCSPGQPALGMSRGCDSDAASTTALMLMDPWLECREQEHGVVVNPVTLSMCHHRVGRAVPALCVPQTTLKRCAMRVSFNPMLQHAWFCPHPRPCPCQVPAQRGPGPLCRAAAATALCLLSPFPHRCFCFV